A genomic window from Streptomyces sp. WMMC940 includes:
- a CDS encoding TIGR03936 family radical SAM-associated protein, whose product MQRIRLRYTKRGRLRFTSHRDFQRAFERALRRAEVPMAYSAGFTPHPKVSYANAAPTGTGSEAEYLEIALTDHRDPAKLRELLDESLPAGLDIVDAVEARTSGLADRLTASVWELRLDGVAVEEAEKAVAAFLAADVVEVRRKTKNGMRTFDARGAVADLQASCPQPDRPVDGPCAILRLVVRHVTPAVRPDDVLSGLRAVADLAPPVPAAVTRLAQGLFDEESGTVTDPLAPDREAVTAAPADRSGVAGAAATAPAGTGSA is encoded by the coding sequence GCGCGGCCGCCTCCGGTTCACCAGCCACCGCGACTTCCAGCGCGCCTTCGAGCGTGCGCTGCGCCGCGCCGAGGTGCCGATGGCGTACTCGGCGGGCTTCACCCCGCACCCGAAGGTGTCGTACGCCAACGCCGCCCCCACGGGTACGGGGTCCGAGGCCGAGTACCTCGAGATCGCGCTGACCGATCACCGTGATCCGGCGAAGCTGCGTGAGCTCCTCGACGAGTCGCTGCCCGCCGGGCTCGACATCGTCGATGCCGTCGAGGCCCGGACGTCCGGGTTGGCCGACCGGCTGACGGCGTCCGTGTGGGAGCTGCGGCTGGACGGTGTCGCGGTGGAGGAGGCCGAGAAGGCGGTCGCCGCGTTCCTCGCGGCGGACGTCGTCGAGGTCCGCCGCAAGACGAAGAACGGGATGCGGACCTTCGACGCCCGTGGTGCGGTGGCCGACCTCCAGGCGAGTTGTCCACAGCCTGATAGGCCCGTGGACGGGCCCTGTGCGATACTGCGGCTGGTTGTTCGGCACGTGACACCTGCCGTGCGACCCGACGACGTCCTGTCCGGTCTCCGAGCTGTGGCCGACCTGGCGCCGCCGGTCCCCGCAGCGGTGACCAGGCTGGCGCAGGGGCTCTTCGACGAGGAGTCCGGCACGGTGACCGACCCGCTCGCGCCCGACCGCGAGGCAGTCACGGCCGCCCCGGCCGATCGCTCAGGGGTCGCCGGAGCCGCCGCGACGGCGCCCGCTGGTACCGGTTCCGCGTAG